TGTTTGTcttgtctgtttttttttttattaaatatataattgaaagaaaattgtaattatcaaCGCACTTCACCCGACACCGCATGACAAATCAGTTTGGTACatcaaaaaattactaaaaaattgACAGCCgtgacaatattttaacaaaattctttcataatttgttttttttttggttttcataacaataacaGTTCAAAACTGttaaggttttaattaaatcttttgttatgaaaatctttttaattccGCCATTTTGACAATTCTAGAATATTCCACTATTTTTTGTCGGtgatattattcttttaagttaaatatagatatgagatattttttatgtgttctAACTATTAAGGTTACTTCTTTATAAGATTTcgttattcatttatttttatttattttttacaattacgaTCCTATTCAGTGCATTGttgatattacttttatatttattataatctatgtGATTACCGTTGTCGTTATCCtctaacttatttttaaagaaatatcgcTTTAACAAcgttctaattttttttaaagtaattaaattaataattaacttaaagaAATATCCTTAAGCTTAATAACAGATCGCgtggtaaaatatattttctattattaagtAGTCTACTGTAAAGTGTACCATACCTCAAGTTTGCACCGTCATACTACGTACGGAGCTTTACAAGTTTTGATTAACAAATCTCGGATTATAGTAGTCATATGGTTGAATCAGAAACTCAAAACGCTTTGTATGTAGAGTCACGTAACAAACTTGTGACTTGTGCTAAGCACCCTGAAGACAACTGCGTAGGCAAggaagtaatataaaaagacaaCAATTTACGCAtagcaatttaattttaactagatttataaataatgagatgCAAAATACGGAATATCATTCAATTGCAACATTTGACCTTCCAGTGAACACGAGGTCGAAAAGACCGCGAATACTCATACTTGAAATATGTTCAGATTCagttttagtttaaaagaTAGAGTAAACTGTCTTAAACatagaaaaaacaatttaaatttagaacaaattatatataaattaagaatataaaaatagcaatGCGATTATTCGATACTTATACAGCCGCAAGAACATGATGTCGCttagctttttaaatttattgtaaccAGTGACATTGATGGTAATTCTTATTctctaaaatataacaacgaATGCattgttaaacatttaaacaaacaatttagaatttataatttagtgagataataattaaaaaccatCCATTATTAGACGAAACGACCTcgcaataatttatatttgcaaaTAAAGCACTTAAAACTGCAACTGAATAACAGTGATTTATAGCGATGAATAGAgggaaaaaattgtaataaaaaaatataaaaatgatgacGTATATATATCATACCTATCCAGCCTTCAGCATCAGCCTTGCTATTGTCAgctaatcatataaaattctgTTTGTAGTTTGTACATTGCCTCTCACACATCACAGACAAATATGTTAATCATATTCTCAGCTATCGTCATAACCTTGTGtctctattataattttaattgatattatcatttaagaaCAGTTTAATATCACAGTTTTAACCCTATGTTATAACCGAATGTAattgtaacttatttttaaatattccgaTATGTAAACTTAATCACTTTAATGTCATGAATATCCGTTCGGAAATTGTAAGAGAGcaaattttgtaagaaatattaatatgtatatttatataatcatttaaatttttattaatatgtaataaatgtttgagtgttattataaattaatatatattaatagatataaacagatttttaaaGCTTAATTtgaatgtacattttttaaatttgaacttAAATTATGCAATTCTTGAAATcatgatttattatatgaatggctaaaaatatactaacttTAGGATGCTATGTAATATCAAGTggagaaaaattataagcaagttattgttattacagattaaaatttttaccacaaaaatatataacgctTATGACGTTAAACTGGTCAcatagtgaaataaaaaacattaccaCATAagattataagttaaaaaatgcaattaataatatttgaaataaaacatattttttttaataaatttctacgACGTGTAACTTTCCTCATTGTTATCtgtagatgtttttttttttaatatcctgAATCATCCCAAACGTTATAATTTTGTCAGGGACACTGATGACGTCAGACTTCCTACATTTTAGTCACAATTGAAATCAAAACATCATTAAaaacaagaatattaaatgtcgATTCATAACTGTATTTACAGTGatgtttgtaaacaatatGGCGGAACGGAACTCGTTAAATGTATTGCTTGATACACGACCACCTCCTGCTGATTCGATAATGGTTTCTTATTAAGAATAACAACCACggcaaacattaaaaaactcACAATGAACAATTGtgaaaaaactttgaaatacaAGAATGACTTAAAGATTTACAGCAGACGAATCCTCGAAGAGATTACCATACACAAAGATGTTTTAATACTGTAACACATTACTAGAATAAGGTGCTTTTATTCTTTACATTATGCATAGATTTTGTTACCtctgtaattttgtttttcgcTCTATCATCAAGGCTGGTGGCTGTAGAGtttaatttcacaatttattttaaatatcaaaaagagATCCACAAGAGTCAAGCTAGAACCTATTTTCGACGAGACATATGTAAATGATGAGCTAGTTTGATTACAGGGAGGGATACTAGAAGCATAAAAAAGCTGAGTACGCTTATGTCGTATATTTAgcattagttaaaatattattctcacGCAAAATCAGTCTTGGTAAAATAAGTATTGAAGATTTTTGAAcgttaaaaatgaattgattttttagCGTAAACTTATTACCGTCGCCTTTAGATGGACgatgtaaatatgtaatttcatTGTCactatattgatatattcacAGAAATAGCAAGTTAATGAGAGTCTTACGACTTATAAACAATTGTTAATTATCTTTCCGCGGTATTAtcggtaaaaaattaaaaatttaattattgtttttttttggtataaaattgattattctttataacgaatattaacaataattaaattggtaTAGTGTATtggtataattattaaatatcttagtAGAGTTTGCGATGTTCACCGCATTATTTATCAGCTCCTCTACGTGTTTCTACTGGGTAGTATAAAATTACTGTGTaaagtaaaatgtaatttttataatataaggttaatggaaatatgttgtatttataatataaattttgtagtaGATCGTTaaccttaaatttaaatagaattcttCATAATGTAGTATATAGTAGTCTTTTCACATTCATCTAGAAAAGTGTATGTAAAACTGTCTAGATAAGTAAAATCTTTGCttcagtaaatatatttaaaaaaaatcaatcgtGAAACAAACATTTCGAACTACTCACCTATCTTATTTGATCACTGGTTGAAAAATCCATAACTCATTCACTGAACATGACAAATTTAACACggaatttctttaaaacaaagaaatttctCTATTTATCGTTCATACATAAACGTGGTATACGTGCTGCCGACGCGGTGCTACCTAACGTTCTAATACTGAAGACAGCGTTCAAAAGCCTCGGTCCGTGTTTAAGAATCAAGTTATTAACAGTCGACTTGATCAACTGCATGGTTTTAACGAACACATCTTCGGATGTATCACATGAATACTAAAGTTATGTATTTCAGTGTGTTTGTTTATGAGTATTTATGACTACATTTTTCTTGTCTTAGGTATATCGTTGCGGACAGGAACAAATCATACATAAATGTATCTATGCATTAGAATTTCCAATTATGTCAGATTCTATTCAGATAGAGtactgttattttatacattgtaaAATCTAGTATAGGACTTATCATAAATACAAAGGAAACATCATAAAACCGGTTACAGTGACTTATAAATCGTGGTTTAGTAGACAGGTAATCTAAAcgcctatatatatatatatatatatatatatatatatattttctttatttatatacagccaatttaatacaaataatattctaaatctcgtttaaaaatgtgaataattataggtattgataaaaattatacaataagtCTACTTAACTGTTATAAGATAGTtagaataatatgtaatgtttatatttcaatgtaataagGACATTTGTATTGAAGGTTACAATAGTGACAAActgattttgttataaaatcaaCTCTGCAATAATTACACAATACATAGTGACATCGTTTGGTTTATGCAACAAATGGTGAAGATAAGTGTTGACTCGTTTTAACATTATGCTAACTCATTAATGACGtatcgatataaaataaattaaatttgaggttggatttaaagataaatacatCGTGTCAACGTTGTAAACAAACATCCTTATATTGCTATAGCaacaataatttgaatatagaacGCACATAAACTACGAACACAGTCATTAAAAGTCAGTACATTCGTGTCATGCTTCTGAGATTGATTTCCGCAGTTTCTTTTTTCACATTTTCCAACCTGTTGTTCGTAGAAGAACCCACATAACATCATTAACGAGTCATTTGCTACCACATTCCTCATTTGAAACtctatgatttataaatatatttaagcatTTTCTCTTCAtgattttatctaaataaattttgatattcgttattgattacatacatttttataatatcagaaAGGAAAGGAAAGTTATTTACCTGACTCACTGCTCAAGCTTGACcctattttatatcaattaaatgcCTCCGACctcttttataaacaaaactaagTACCGCCGATCGTTTAACTacgttaaataaaagttagcatagtggtaaaataaaaattaaaaaaaatatagacttAAATTGGTCTTCTATGtaacctataaatatattttctctcaGTTGTATATAaacttcattatttaaattaaaattgtattagaattttatttataataaattttgacggtattaaaaatgtatttaataaaattaaaattaaattaatatttaaataaataaacatctatagatttttatatatattacataataatatattggaaCGTTTATATCATGATTACAAACCTCTTCTATATTGttgtagatatttatttataaattcaaaattcctTCAATCAGCTGGTTACGTGAAAATCGCAGAAACATGTAAAGTCCCGTACATTTATAAGTAAAGAAAGGTtttgatgtattataaaatcatcCAACAGACCATATTTTGCAAATGGCGGctacataataacattttactcTATAGATGGCTGTCAATCACGCGTCAATCACGTGCTGCCTTCACACTACATTTAGTCGTGTTCTGAACAGCGATGGAGACGCACGTATCGACTACGCCATACATAGAAACGAATCAAAGCAAAATTGAATTAGagaaagaatttatattcgCATGGAGGTCATTCCCGGCTTTGTGGGACCCTAGAAATCAATactacacaaataaatataaaagattagaATATCTACACAAGCTTCTGGAGGTGTACCAAAAAATTAAACCGAGCGCAACAACAGATGACGTGCGGAAGAAGATTAACATATTTAGAAGCAATTATAAAAgagaattgaataaaatagaagAATCTAGAAAACGCGATTGTGGTGACGTGGTCTACTCGCCGAGGGTGTGGTATTTTCCATTGTTGAATTTCTTGACCGAAACCAAACAGTCCATGAAGTTGGTAAGAtttgttttgtgttataaataattaattattatgaaaggtTTTTCAACTACTgttgatatttctttttaagatatgaaagatttctatgaaatatttaaatgattttctaaaattaaattagtgtGTAATTCTAGCCCCATAATTCATTCGATTCTGAGGAAGAAGTGAATACATCGAgagaaattgaaaatttgaaCAGTGATATGACAGAAGAAACCAAGACGACCATCACAAATGTAGgggaaaaaagtaaaataaaagaagaaatatttgaagGACACGTCTGCGAGAACTatgaaaacatttcaaaaagaAGAAGATGTGAAAATCAAGATATACAAAGCAGTACTTCAGATTCTTGGCCAATGCacgtatataaatacaatccCCTAGCCGTAATCTGGTCTGAGAAATTAGAGAGATTGTGTCCTATACAGAAATTATACGCTGAGAAAGCCATAAATGACATCTTGTTCGAAGCCGAACTTGGCAATCTTAACAAGTACTCGGTTCTTATAAATCCGCCGACATGTTCGAAACCGCtgacgtaataaatttaacagctGGAACGAAATTCACAATcgatcaatcaatcaatcaatcaaccAGTAAAGCAATCAATCAAGAGTTAAAGAACATGACGCAAGCGACCGTTCCGACAGCttccattattaaaatagatcaCACAGATGACATtcaaacatttcatttaatactagcttttgcccgcTTCGTCGCTTACAAAACAGAATGACTATGGTTTCTGACGTAACAGTTCATATtttgcattaattttttttttgtacattatagtaaaccaaaaaataatgtttaatttttaataattaccaaaatataaaaaccatcCCCTATTAATTACACTTTCTCCAACACCCCTGTCGTGAACTAACTATGTCTGTTAAGATAACTAGCCGTATCTTAAAcaggataattaaaaaaaaaatactttgtgtATACTATCCCTTAAGAAAATGCGATGTGGCCTGTAAGTGAGTCGAGTTAGGatttccatttttattattattttttgtgacaTCTAGCGGAAGAAATATGAAACTCTGTACTAGTTTATTACTCACCTTGTCTATGGAATAGTTAGAGGTAATTGCGAAATAGTCTTCAAAAATATGCGTATGATGggggaaaatataaaacatgtaagatcatacaaataaaactgattGTTCAATGAAAATATCGCATGCTCTTGGACATAAACTTAGTCTctgtaaaatttcaatgtgCCCAAGCAATTGAACACGTGAGTTTAGTCAATACAGCAGCTTTTATAGCTTTTTTTACTGCTTCAACAATATTGACTTAAACAATAAATGGCCATTGACAAATCCTTATTCGTATAAAAACCTCGTAGGCTTTGTACTACTAATACACAcctatgatataataataaaaatcgttaTTGACTctgttatttgtatttgtcaGCATTCAGTTTTGTAGATAAACATcacttttaattgttttatgtctttaatatattatgaaccCATATTGGATAGTTTCTACAATTTTATACCTGATAAGTAAaaagctataattttaatgtattttataaccaaAATAAGATGTCCAATCATTATTAACATTGATTTTTTGACCAACCTACAACATAATTACGAGTCACTAAACACGATACctaaatgaaagtaatgaGTTTGTCTTTCTCTTACAATGCTGAtggaaagtaaattatttatgtgcgttatcatacaaaaatatttcgtggCTTCACAACGTgtactattaataattaatatttatatatatatgattacgatgtttatttttgtaaatattgttttttttttgtaatacgcATTCCTACCCAAAAATTCGGAATGTTAAATGacctattttaaattgtttttgttttcaggTGTTTAAAAATGTCCGAAGAATTTGATTGTATTAGCAGTTTCTTTGATGGAAACAATGTAACTCTAAGTCCGGATACATTGTCAGTTGTATCGAATACAGATTATCAGAACACCAGTCAGAATTCTATGAATTTGGAGAACGACTTGAGTTTATCACAATTAACAATAGAAGAGCCGGACCCATTAAACATACCGCCTTTCTTCAATCTCACACCTCGCTTAATGCCCGAATCACCTCACTATATAATAGAGGAGGAATTCTCTCTCAACCCCTGGGCAATGTTAGTAGCAACTATATTCCTAACAAAGACGTCCGGCAAAACAGCTAGGCCGtatataaagagttttttCACGGACTATCCGACACCTTACCAAGTTTTGGATGAAACTCCATCGTCATTAGAGAGGTTCTTCGAGAACTTAGGATTAAAAAAACGTGGTAATATGATTTGGAAGCTGAGTTACCAGTTCGTGTCTGGTAAATGGCGGCGAGCTAGCGATCTCTGTGGAATCGGGAAGTATGGGGAGGACGCTTATAGGATCTTTTGCTTAGGTCACACGGATGTAAACCCTGACGATAGATATTTAAAGCTCTATTTAGATTGGCTGCAGTGTCACACTGAGTTCATAAAAGACAGTAGCGTAACTGACAGCGAAAACCTATTACAAGATCCGGTTCTGAAATACTATAGAATTACTTTGAAaagtaatgtataaaatattgttataattattctttatttaataaaaggaatAATGTGAAAGTTATTTCTTTGCTGAAGTACCTAGTAAGCaaacaaaatcaatttcttaagcaatatatataaaaaaatatatattttagtgaatattaattgtaataaaatatttcaactggAATTTTTATTAGTCATGTGCGTACTTATTTaagagaatataatatatttggaatcaaaaaaaaactttgaaaatggaactttttttgaaaattgacGGTTGCTTTTGgcgtataataataatttattaattatctacataacctttgtatttgtttaaatataaagttattagtaCTGTATGTTTAGTACCATTGAAACTCTTAAAACGTAATGTatacgtaaaataataatcagttaTTGTCTAAAAATAGAATTCAGTAAATGCTTTTATtacatgttattattataacgcaaatattgattataataattttgatagtaTTATGCAaagcttattaaaatatagctgATAAAGAAGAATTGTAGTTAttgcataataattttaaaattgaaagtaTCTTCAGGTCGTAACAAAAGAGTTGCCATCGTTTATAGCAATTTGTGGAGGTGAAATGTGTTGCTATTCGTTAATTTTGTATCCATTTCATTGCttaagaaaaacttttaattatttcaatctctggcaataaagaaaaaaattaagttagtatcaaaataattagacACAGTATTCGATGtagaattaaagttttttactatattaattaaaaaatgtataaaaaataaatttattttgtcagttagtgcaaaataaatttaaaaagtttttacttaCCTGTTCgtctttacttaaaatttttattataagttatttaattgaaaatgtaaatatttcatttattttcattaaaggaaatatgtcttttaaagtgttttttcCTTCATTgtgtaataaatcaaaagcaAAGATAGCAATTATTTAAACGGAAAGTACTAAAATGCAATATACTTTACATTAAAGAAGCGGATACAATCCAGCCGCCTTTAAATTAGAAACGACAATAGTGTTTCCTTGAATAgctgtaataattttctatcagGCACTATCGTGtcgtttcttttatttatatgtcactttgttaataaatatttaaactgaatcaatttttcatattataaaacttattataataaggttAACATAtgattgtaacaaaatat
This Danaus plexippus chromosome Z, MEX_DaPlex, whole genome shotgun sequence DNA region includes the following protein-coding sequences:
- the LOC116777458 gene encoding uncharacterized protein LOC116777458, whose protein sequence is METHVSTTPYIETNQSKIELEKEFIFAWRSFPALWDPRNQYYTNKYKRLEYLHKLLEVYQKIKPSATTDDVRKKINIFRSNYKRELNKIEESRKRDCGDVVYSPRVWYFPLLNFLTETKQSMKLPHNSFDSEEEVNTSREIENLNSDMTEETKTTITNVGEKSKIKEEIFEGHVCENYENISKRRRCENQDIQSSTSDSWPMCLKMSEEFDCISSFFDGNNVTLSPDTLSVVSNTDYQNTSQNSMNLENDLSLSQLTIEEPDPLNIPPFFNLTPRLMPESPHYIIEEEFSLNPWAMLVATIFLTKTSGKTARPYIKSFFTDYPTPYQVLDETPSSLERFFENLGLKKRGNMIWKLSYQFVSGKWRRASDLCGIGKYGEDAYRIFCLGHTDVNPDDRYLKLYLDWLQCHTEFIKDSSVTDSENLLQDPVLKYYRITLKSNV